TTGCTGGTGATGGTGGTTTTGCACCATGGCAAACGGTCATCGGTCACTTATTAGGGGGAGGATTGTTATTAGGAGCAGTTTTTATGGCAACAGACTACGCTTCTAGCCCCAGTACAAAAGTGGGCGAATGTTGCTATGCTTTTGGTATTGGCTGCTTAATTATTGTCTTTCGTTTTTGGGGTGCAACAAATGAAGGCGTCAGCTACGCAATTTTGACCATGAATTGCGCCACACCTTTAATTGATCGCATATTACGTCGCCGTGTCTTAGGCGAGCAAGCAACACTGCCACTTGGAATAAAATTAAGAAGATAGGAGGAAAGAAGATGTCTTTACTCATGCGATTAACCTGTTTTTTCATTATTTTAATAGTACAATTTAGCGTTAATCAGTTCCCTGCAAAAATCGGCAAAAAAATCGCCACGCCATTTCTACGGCAAATCCAACTTACTGCTCTAATCACCATTGCAGCACTGGGGGGAGGAGGTTTATTTTGGCTCTACTACAATTCTTGGGGGATAGATGGTACGAATGAAGTCGTGATGCTTCCTTTTTTGATCGGTTTGATGAGTTTGTTAACCAGTGGCTGCTTACTTGTGCTAACGAGAAAAAAAATTACATCTTCTTTGCAACCGTATCTTTTTGTTTTACCGCTTGCTGTAAACTTAACACTTATACCAGAACCACTAACAGGAAGTCTCTCACGCTTTTGGTATCTTTACCTGCTAAGTTTGCTTTTCTTTTTCGTTGTCAGCTTAGTTTCAGCTGGCATTATGGAACGGATAAAGATTGCGCCGATTCCACCTCTTTTACAAGGCTTGCCCATTCAATTTACGGTACTAATGTTGATTTTTTTAAGCCTTTCTTTTTTTAAAGGTGTTTTCTTCACAGCATTATTTTAATTTTTCCAATTAAACTAGCCCCCAAAAAATAATTTAGCCAGTTAACCGGCTGGAAAATTCGAAAAACTATTTTTATCCCAGTTTACTATTTGGATATGGCGGGACCTTGTTTTGTTAGCCTTTTTACTTGTAAATAATGCCGCCTACGATGCCGGATACAATCATTAGTAAAATGGGATTAATTTTTGATTTGCGCATAATAAAAAGCATTATTCCCATTAAAAGTAACGCTATCCAATCTAAATTAGCCCAGTTGAGACGTGCTAAATCACTATTGTTAAAAAGTGTTAAAAACAAAATGGTTAAACCAGCCGACATGATTAATCCAACCGAAGCAGCTTTTAAACCAGCTAATAATCCTTGAATTGGTTTTGACTCCCGCTTCTTTTGAAAAAATGCTGCTAGCGCTAAGGAGATGACCACACCACCTGAAATACAACCAATAGTGGCAACGATCGCCCCAGGAATACCAAAAAGCTGCATTCCTACAAAAGTCGAAGTATTCACGGCTAAAGGTCCTGGTGTCATTTGGGATATCGTAATAATATCGGAAAAAACTTTTTCAGATAGCCAATGCAGCTCATCGACAATTTGTTCTTGAATCAAGGGAATAATTGCATATCCTCCCCCAATACTTAAAAAGCCTATGGTTAAAAAGCGCCAAAATAATTGCATCATCTAAATTTCCCCCTTTTTCCAAACCGTCAATATACACAAAACTGCAGTTATTCCTAAGATCACTAAAACATTGACCTGAAAAAAGGCATTTGCAATAAAACTAAAAGGGATTAAAAACGTTAATAGCAGTTTTTTCTCCTGTACAATTAATTGCACCATATCAATGAGTAAATCGACAATCATAGCTGCCACACAGGCCTGCATTCCTCTCAAAACAGCCATTACAACTATATTTTGACTAAAAGCGACGTAAAAACTAGAAATTACAGCTAGAATGACAATCGGTGGAATAATGCCACAGATAGCACTTAAAATTGCGCCCGCAAAACCACCAGCTTTTTTCCCTGCTAACACACTTAAATTAATTGCAATTGCCCCAGGTGAGGATTGCGCAATTGCTGCCATTTCCATTAAGTCATCTTTTGAAAAATATTTTTTTTCATCAACATAAAATTTGCGAATCATCGGGACTACTACATAGCCCCCACCGAAAGTAAACGCACTGATATATAAATTAACCCGGCAAAGCCAAGCGTAAAACTTAAACTTCTCCATTTTTTCACCTCTTCTAATTTCATTTTTTGCGTCGTATTTCCTTATTACTTAAGTATACGATTTGTTTTAACATGTGTGAAATGCTATTATTTCTATTATAAGATGAATAGAATTCATGTATAAAAAGAGGTGAAAATTCTATGCACTATCGGCAATGTTTAATTTTTTATACTGTAGCAAAAGAAAAAAGTTTTACCCGGGCTGCGCAAAAACTTTTCATGACGCAATCTGCTATTTCTCATAGTATGAAAGATTTAGAAACTGAAGCGGGGACTGCTTTATTTGAACGTCTCCACCGCCAAATTGCCCTGACAGCTGCTGGTGTTGCACTACTTGCCACGGTTACACCACTTATTGAAGAATTTCAACGCGTAGAAAATCAGTTGCAAAATTTAGAACAGACTGCCCCTTTACGGCTTGCTTCTTGTATAACATATGGTGAAATCACACTTTCCAAAGTATTACATCAATTTAAAAAAAATCGTCCTCAACAAAAAATCAATGTCCATATTTCTCCAGCTGAAGACTGCTTTCAAAAATTGGCTGCCGGTAAAGTGGACTTAGCTATTTTAGAAGGACGTGTTCCTAGTGGGAATTATCAACAAAAAGTAATTGCCGACTACCCCTTGGTTTTTGTTGCTGCACCAGATTTTTTACCAAAAGCTTCCCCTACGCTGAGCTTATCCGAACTTTTAAATCAGCCTCTCCTCTTAAGAGAGCGAGGTTCAGCTGTACGCGAAACTTTTGAAGCTTTTTTAACCTTAAAAAGATTACATTGTTCTCCAACGTGGGAAAGCACTGATTCTGCAAGTCTAATTGCTGCTGCCAAAAATAAAATGGGAATTAGTTTATTGCCGTATTCTTTAGTCGTTACGCACTTGAAAAAAAAAGAATTGGTCGCAGTTTCCGTTACGAAGATAAAATTGCATAATGAAATTACTGCATTGCGTCCTGCTGGGGCTAACCGTTTACCTGCTCTAGAAGAATTATGGGAACTGTTGTAACAGCTAACACAAAATAAGCGAGAGAATCGAATTTGATTCTCTCGCTTATTTATTTTGTAAAATGATTTTTAGAAGGAATATTATGTTTAGCATGTCGATTACGTTTGGTCATCATTTCATCGACTTCTTCATAATTTCTTTCGTACTCTTCTTTTCCACTCATTAAAATTGTTGTAATAATATCTAATAAATAGATAATCGCAAACTGAGTATTGACAAACTTCTTTTCATCAGCAAAATTACTGCTAAAAACAACTAATGAAATATCGCTAATTTCAGAAATATAGCTGTCTGCAAAGGAGGTAATCGAAATAATTCCTGCTCCCTGCTCTTTGCATATATCTAATGTCTCCACAATTTCATCTGTAGCGCCAGATGACGAAATGGCAATTACCAAATCATCTGCTGTTAAAGAACGACTTCCAATTAACATTAAATG
The genomic region above belongs to Enterococcus saigonensis and contains:
- a CDS encoding chromate transporter, with the translated sequence MMQLFWRFLTIGFLSIGGGYAIIPLIQEQIVDELHWLSEKVFSDIITISQMTPGPLAVNTSTFVGMQLFGIPGAIVATIGCISGGVVISLALAAFFQKKRESKPIQGLLAGLKAASVGLIMSAGLTILFLTLFNNSDLARLNWANLDWIALLLMGIMLFIMRKSKINPILLMIVSGIVGGIIYK
- a CDS encoding chromate transporter, whose amino-acid sequence is MEKFKFYAWLCRVNLYISAFTFGGGYVVVPMIRKFYVDEKKYFSKDDLMEMAAIAQSSPGAIAINLSVLAGKKAGGFAGAILSAICGIIPPIVILAVISSFYVAFSQNIVVMAVLRGMQACVAAMIVDLLIDMVQLIVQEKKLLLTFLIPFSFIANAFFQVNVLVILGITAVLCILTVWKKGEI
- a CDS encoding LysR family transcriptional regulator, translated to MHYRQCLIFYTVAKEKSFTRAAQKLFMTQSAISHSMKDLETEAGTALFERLHRQIALTAAGVALLATVTPLIEEFQRVENQLQNLEQTAPLRLASCITYGEITLSKVLHQFKKNRPQQKINVHISPAEDCFQKLAAGKVDLAILEGRVPSGNYQQKVIADYPLVFVAAPDFLPKASPTLSLSELLNQPLLLRERGSAVRETFEAFLTLKRLHCSPTWESTDSASLIAAAKNKMGISLLPYSLVVTHLKKKELVAVSVTKIKLHNEITALRPAGANRLPALEELWELL